TCTGTTCGTACAGCCTGCCAAGAGGCTTCTACAAAATAGGATCGCATTAAACGCTGAGCCCTGGGGGTCATCCCGGTAGTTCGAGAAGTAGCCCCACTCTGATAGATACCAGGTGCTATTCCAACATAACCAGCCAGATGCTTCAGGGTATTAAAACGTCGCAGGTCACCTAACTCGGCTAGAATACCAGCTGCTACGATACCTCCAATCCCAGGAACACTCTTTAGCAAATAATAATCCTTTTTATAATGGGTACGCGCGTAAGCTCTTATTTGATTAGAAATATGTCGGAATTCCTGATCCAGAAATCGAAAACTTCGAAGTTTACTAGCCAGACTCTCGTTAGCCGTCCCATGGGAGAATTCCTGAACTTCTAACCAAGTGCGAAAGGCATGGCTCCAGTGGTCGTTATCAAATTCCCGAGGAAGCTTTACCCCAAAGTACAAGAGTTGCATCTTGATCATGCTTTTAATACGTCGAAGATCTTTGCTCAGACTATAGCGTCTTCTAAATAAACTTCGAAAACATTCTCGCTCTTCCCCAACAATTTGGATACTCTCCAGACGACCATCTTTGAGTTCCCGGCTAATGAGCTGGGCATCGATACGATCGGTCTTAGTATACTGTTCTTTACCCTTACGATGGATATCTGCTGGATTTACTACCAGAGACTGCCATCCGTAAGATTCAAACTTCCGATGTGCGGCATAGCCAAAGCACCCTGCTTCGTAGGCAATACTAACCTGGTGATCCGGATAATGCTTTCGAACATATTTATAAAG
The sequence above is drawn from the Salegentibacter mishustinae genome and encodes:
- a CDS encoding IS110 family RNA-guided transposase, producing METRVTALPKLFIGLDIHKSSWKIHCSTDLFSGKSFSMEPHCEILYKYVRKHYPDHQVSIAYEAGCFGYAAHRKFESYGWQSLVVNPADIHRKGKEQYTKTDRIDAQLISRELKDGRLESIQIVGEERECFRSLFRRRYSLSKDLRRIKSMIKMQLLYFGVKLPREFDNDHWSHAFRTWLEVQEFSHGTANESLASKLRSFRFLDQEFRHISNQIRAYARTHYKKDYYLLKSVPGIGGIVAAGILAELGDLRRFNTLKHLAGYVGIAPGIYQSGATSRTTGMTPRAQRLMRSYFVEASWQAVRTDPIMQAYYRKHVGKDSKKIIIKVAHKLLSRTLAVIKTETPYEIGVVA